From Caminibacter mediatlanticus TB-2, the proteins below share one genomic window:
- the rpsF gene encoding 30S ribosomal protein S6 produces the protein MSLRHYETMVIVKPTLTDEEKEAIIENIKKVISEFKGEVVAVDNIGVRELAYPIEKFERGHYYIIYYKAPAEAVIELERQLRYNEEVLRFMTVKYETKKDIKRWEEMAKNV, from the coding sequence ATGAGTTTAAGACATTACGAAACTATGGTTATTGTAAAGCCTACATTAACTGATGAAGAAAAAGAAGCAATTATTGAGAATATTAAAAAAGTAATTAGTGAATTTAAAGGTGAAGTTGTTGCAGTTGATAATATTGGTGTAAGAGAGTTAGCATATCCGATTGAAAAATTTGAAAGAGGACATTATTATATAATTTATTATAAAGCACCAGCAGAAGCTGTAATTGAACTTGAAAGACAACTAAGATATAATGAAGAAGTTTTGAGATTTATGACAGTTAAATACGAAACAAAAAAAGATATCAAACGCTGGGAAGAGATGGCAAAAAATGTTTAA
- the ssb gene encoding single-stranded DNA-binding protein — protein sequence MFNKVILIGNLTRDVELRYTPNGTAIAKFGLATNRTFKDNVTGENKQEVMFIDITVFGRSAEIANQYLGKGRRVLIEGRLVFDQWVDSTGQKRSKHSIVAERVQFMDSKASADESMNAGYTPAPKQEMPQKNQDIPSIDIDDDELPF from the coding sequence ATGTTTAATAAAGTTATTCTCATCGGTAATTTAACAAGAGATGTAGAACTTAGATATACTCCAAATGGAACTGCTATTGCAAAATTTGGACTTGCTACAAATAGGACATTTAAAGATAATGTAACCGGTGAGAATAAACAAGAAGTAATGTTTATTGATATTACTGTATTTGGTAGAAGTGCTGAAATTGCTAATCAGTATTTAGGTAAAGGCAGAAGAGTTTTAATTGAAGGAAGATTAGTTTTTGACCAATGGGTTGATAGTACAGGTCAAAAAAGAAGCAAACATTCAATTGTAGCTGAGAGGGTTCAATTTATGGACTCAAAAGCAAGTGCAGATGAAAGTATGAATGCTGGTTATACACCAGCTCCAAAACAAGAGATGCCACAAAAAAATCAAGACATTCCATCTATTGATATAGATGATGATGAATTACCATTTTAA
- a CDS encoding DNA translocase FtsK: MFGKFIGESNFELFGYFAYIVVLFLFFILYLFYFNKFDYKISLKVLGILILFFSLLFLQSLIINKGVIGNLFINTLKGYIGIFGVIIFTIVIGLWGIFLIFEDSILTKIKSILNSKKTSHENSHVSSNEHLKEEIYEDNNEDNIVLENTKIEQEEFPLLDESKKIKLEKELNKTTKEKKVKLEEDKKVEEDKKDIKVNEEKKVAHVEELEDTKKLLSQIEIGEREKPKDWKFPPINYLQKPPKKKKEINEADIDKKIKVLLEKLKQFKIEGDVVRYYIGPVVTTFEFKPLPHIKVSKILALQDDLAMALKAKSIRIQAPIPGKDVVGIEIPNEKMETIYLREILESDIFNKSKSPLTLALGKDIVGVPFVTDLKKLPHLLIAGTTGSGKSVGINAMILSLLYRNSPDELKFVMIDPKMLEFSIYNDIPHLLTPVITEPKKAITALNAMVKEMERRYKLMAKMRVKNIEGYNQKVKKEEKLPYIVIIIDELADLMMTSGKDVEYSIARLAQMARASGIHLIVATQRPSVDVVTGLIKANLPSRISFKVGQKIDSKVILDQFGAESLLGRGDMLFTPPGITGLLRLHAPFTTEEEIEKVVEFLKSQREPSYDNSFINTIESETEMLENIDDVDELFEEAKEIILKERRTSISYLQRRLQIGYNRAANIIEQMERAGILSPPNSKGQREILI, from the coding sequence ATGTTTGGTAAATTTATAGGAGAGAGTAATTTTGAGCTGTTTGGTTACTTTGCATATATAGTTGTGTTATTTTTATTTTTTATTCTTTACCTTTTTTATTTTAATAAATTTGATTATAAAATTTCTTTAAAAGTACTTGGAATATTAATACTATTTTTTTCTCTACTCTTTTTACAGTCTTTAATTATAAATAAAGGAGTAATAGGAAATTTATTTATTAACACTCTAAAAGGATATATTGGAATTTTTGGTGTTATTATTTTTACTATTGTAATTGGACTTTGGGGGATATTTTTAATTTTTGAAGATTCAATACTGACTAAAATAAAAAGTATTTTAAATTCTAAAAAAACTTCACACGAAAATAGCCATGTTTCAAGTAATGAACATTTAAAAGAAGAAATTTATGAAGATAATAATGAAGATAATATAGTTTTAGAGAATACAAAAATTGAACAAGAAGAGTTTCCACTATTAGATGAGTCAAAAAAAATAAAATTAGAAAAAGAGCTTAATAAAACTACAAAAGAAAAAAAAGTAAAATTAGAAGAAGATAAAAAAGTAGAAGAAGATAAAAAAGATATAAAAGTTAATGAAGAAAAAAAAGTCGCACATGTTGAAGAACTTGAAGATACCAAAAAGCTTTTATCTCAAATTGAAATAGGAGAGAGAGAAAAACCAAAAGATTGGAAATTTCCTCCAATTAATTATTTGCAAAAACCTCCAAAAAAGAAAAAAGAGATAAATGAAGCAGACATTGATAAAAAAATAAAAGTTTTGCTTGAAAAATTAAAGCAATTTAAAATCGAAGGTGATGTAGTTAGATATTATATAGGCCCAGTCGTTACTACATTTGAATTTAAACCACTTCCTCATATAAAAGTTAGTAAAATTTTAGCTCTTCAAGATGACTTAGCAATGGCTCTAAAAGCTAAATCTATAAGAATTCAAGCACCAATTCCTGGAAAAGATGTAGTTGGAATTGAAATTCCAAATGAAAAAATGGAGACTATATATCTTAGAGAAATATTAGAGAGTGATATTTTTAATAAATCAAAATCTCCTTTAACTCTTGCTTTGGGAAAAGATATTGTTGGAGTGCCTTTTGTTACTGATTTAAAAAAATTACCTCATCTTTTAATTGCTGGGACAACAGGTAGTGGAAAAAGTGTGGGAATCAATGCAATGATTTTATCTTTACTTTATAGAAATTCACCAGATGAACTTAAATTTGTAATGATTGACCCTAAGATGCTTGAATTTTCAATTTATAATGATATACCTCATCTTTTAACACCAGTAATCACTGAACCTAAAAAAGCAATTACTGCACTTAATGCAATGGTAAAAGAGATGGAGAGACGTTATAAGTTAATGGCAAAAATGAGAGTTAAGAATATTGAAGGTTATAATCAAAAAGTAAAAAAAGAAGAAAAATTGCCATATATTGTTATTATTATTGATGAATTAGCAGATTTAATGATGACAAGTGGAAAAGATGTAGAGTATTCAATTGCAAGACTTGCTCAAATGGCAAGAGCAAGTGGGATTCATTTAATAGTTGCTACTCAAAGACCAAGTGTGGATGTCGTTACAGGTCTTATTAAGGCGAATTTACCAAGTAGAATTAGTTTTAAGGTAGGGCAAAAAATTGATAGTAAAGTTATTTTAGACCAATTTGGAGCTGAGAGTTTACTTGGGAGAGGAGATATGCTATTTACTCCACCAGGAATTACTGGACTTCTTAGACTTCATGCTCCTTTTACCACTGAGGAAGAAATTGAAAAAGTTGTTGAGTTTCTTAAATCTCAAAGAGAACCAAGTTATGATAATTCTTTTATTAATACAATTGAAAGTGAAACAGAAATGCTTGAAAATATTGATGATGTTGATGAATTGTTTGAAGAAGCAAAAGAAATTATTCTAAAAGAGAGAAGAACAAGTATTAGTTATCTTCAAAGAAGACTTCAAATTGGATATAATAGAGCTGCAAATATTATTGAACAAATGGAGAGGGCTGGAATACTCTCACCTCCAAACTCAAAAGGACAAAGAGAAATTTTAATTTAG
- a CDS encoding putative bifunctional diguanylate cyclase/phosphodiesterase, producing the protein MKEIVKSVEKKLKELNKYDSEVMKIIEDSFESCVSFYSQRDGIILLNSENEIISIDDRFKDWFKIDIEKFINKKFCTLFDESISVFVEEFLKEVEDKRFLEKNSMFIKIGRVKKHLDLKIEILEINKKVYKLVIFKDKEFDYINYQLSFIEKKVDNIIVRIKDFKILMQELVNIFVESNLFDAAWVGKIDREFKKVIPIVTTMEYKEFDFDEISHVVEVLFKKNEIIFENEKGYKTEIIFPLFKRWDYKNSDEIVYVVLVFSKEKIIFKDSETYRLREIIYKINVAISDLMLKQEAQNLILKDPLTNTYLRKVLIEKMKEYIDDKIPFAFVLIDIDKLSRVNDVLGFWAGDEVLKKLANYLNDLNAFISRYGSDEFGLIIKGDKEKVYKELDKLIKFNDNLLKINGSTLFMPISISVGFFPEDASKLEELILKTEKALKEAKKKGGNKIEYVSENLNLLPKDYLEIQKELKEAIINDEYVMYYQPIIDIKNKKVWGVEALLRWKSKKRGLVSPAKFIPILEESGLINEVGDIVIDKVIDSLKEFEEYNLHIAFSLNLSVTQLLSKNIAREIIKKCDKKKINKEKLVVEITESVLMENLEILNVQLEEFKKNNIKVEIDDFGTGYSSLAYLKRIPVYALKIDREFVKDILVDEEDLSIVDAIISIAKSLKKETIAEGVEEKEQFLKLNDMGVDKIQGYYFAKPMPKEELIKYLEEFDFNKFL; encoded by the coding sequence ATGAAAGAAATTGTAAAAAGTGTTGAAAAAAAATTAAAAGAGTTAAATAAGTATGATAGTGAAGTTATGAAAATTATCGAAGATAGTTTTGAGAGTTGTGTCTCTTTTTATTCTCAAAGAGATGGGATAATTTTATTAAATAGTGAAAATGAAATTATTAGTATTGATGATAGATTTAAAGATTGGTTTAAAATTGATATTGAAAAATTTATAAATAAAAAATTTTGTACATTATTTGATGAGAGTATTTCTGTATTTGTTGAAGAGTTTTTAAAAGAGGTAGAAGATAAAAGGTTTTTAGAGAAAAACAGTATGTTTATAAAAATTGGTAGGGTAAAAAAGCATTTAGATTTAAAAATAGAAATTTTAGAAATTAATAAAAAAGTTTATAAGTTAGTTATTTTTAAAGATAAAGAATTTGATTATATTAATTATCAATTAAGTTTTATTGAAAAAAAAGTTGATAATATAATAGTAAGAATTAAAGACTTTAAAATATTAATGCAAGAACTTGTAAATATTTTTGTTGAATCAAATTTATTTGATGCTGCTTGGGTTGGAAAAATTGATAGAGAATTTAAAAAAGTAATACCAATTGTTACTACAATGGAGTATAAAGAGTTTGATTTTGATGAGATATCTCATGTTGTTGAAGTGTTATTTAAAAAAAATGAAATAATTTTTGAAAATGAGAAAGGATACAAAACAGAGATTATTTTTCCTCTTTTTAAAAGATGGGATTATAAAAATAGTGATGAAATTGTGTATGTAGTATTAGTTTTTTCAAAAGAAAAGATTATTTTTAAAGATAGCGAAACATATAGACTAAGAGAAATTATTTATAAAATAAATGTTGCAATTTCTGATTTAATGCTAAAACAAGAAGCTCAAAACTTAATCTTAAAAGACCCTCTTACTAATACTTATCTTAGAAAAGTTTTAATAGAAAAAATGAAAGAGTATATTGATGATAAAATACCTTTTGCATTTGTTTTGATTGATATTGATAAATTAAGTAGAGTAAATGACGTATTAGGATTTTGGGCAGGAGATGAGGTTTTAAAGAAGTTAGCAAATTATTTAAATGATTTAAATGCTTTTATTTCAAGATATGGTAGTGATGAGTTTGGGCTTATTATAAAAGGAGATAAAGAAAAAGTATATAAAGAACTTGATAAATTAATAAAATTTAATGACAATTTATTAAAAATTAATGGTTCTACTCTTTTTATGCCAATTTCAATTAGTGTAGGTTTTTTTCCTGAAGATGCCTCAAAATTGGAAGAGCTTATTTTAAAAACAGAAAAAGCTTTAAAAGAAGCAAAGAAAAAAGGTGGAAATAAAATAGAATATGTTAGTGAAAATCTCAATTTACTTCCAAAAGATTATTTAGAAATTCAAAAAGAGTTAAAAGAAGCTATTATTAATGATGAATATGTTATGTATTATCAACCAATTATTGATATTAAAAATAAAAAAGTTTGGGGAGTAGAAGCTCTTCTTAGATGGAAATCAAAAAAAAGAGGATTAGTAAGTCCAGCTAAATTTATTCCTATTTTAGAAGAGAGTGGATTAATTAATGAAGTAGGAGACATTGTAATTGATAAAGTAATTGATAGTTTAAAAGAATTTGAAGAATATAATTTACATATTGCTTTTTCACTTAATCTTTCTGTTACCCAGCTTCTTAGTAAAAATATTGCAAGAGAGATTATTAAAAAATGTGATAAGAAAAAAATAAATAAGGAAAAATTAGTAGTAGAAATTACAGAAAGTGTATTAATGGAGAATTTGGAAATCTTGAATGTCCAACTTGAAGAGTTTAAAAAAAATAATATAAAAGTAGAGATAGATGATTTTGGGACAGGATATTCTTCATTAGCTTATTTAAAAAGAATCCCTGTTTATGCCTTAAAAATTGATAGAGAATTTGTAAAAGATATTTTAGTAGATGAAGAGGATTTATCAATTGTAGATGCAATTATTTCTATTGCAAAATCACTAAAAAAAGAAACTATTGCCGAAGGTGTTGAAGAAAAAGAGCAATTTTTAAAATTAAATGATATGGGAGTTGATAAAATTCAAGGATATTACTTTGCAAAACCAATGCCAAAAGAAGAGTTAATTAAATATTTAGAAGAATTTGATTTTAATAAATTTTTATAA
- the xseA gene encoding exodeoxyribonuclease VII large subunit, protein MKPITVSGLNTQIKSILESHFEIVYVEGEVSKVTYHSSGHMYFTIKDEKSAINCAMWKSNLSKMKFKLKVGDKILVYGAINLYIPRGEYKLIAQSITPSGIGELQLAFERLKEELSKLGYFDIEKKKPLPKFPKRIALITSSTGAALQDMLRVAKKRWLLSKFYLFDVLVQGDGAAEDIARKIKKADEYIFDDGDGFDLIIVGRGGGSKEDLWAFNERVVADAIYEAKTPIISAVGHEIDYLISDFVADKRAATPSNAIEIALPDKNEMLMMIDEMINSFNFRYETILHKKEKILSHLFELFEANSIFNKLLEKQREIKFTKNQYLSKINSIIEKKENNLINLRKAFEIMSPLKKLHQQKEKMEFLKTSIKSVTSEILKMKEKQLNSLKELFEISNPKKREKEGFGEIIKNNKRVSLNEIKIDDIFFIENTKITIKAKALDKKERDVL, encoded by the coding sequence TTGAAACCAATAACAGTTTCTGGGCTTAATACTCAAATAAAATCTATTTTAGAATCTCATTTTGAAATTGTTTATGTTGAAGGTGAAGTTAGCAAAGTAACATACCACTCTTCTGGGCATATGTATTTTACAATTAAAGATGAAAAATCTGCTATTAATTGTGCAATGTGGAAGAGTAACCTCTCAAAAATGAAATTTAAATTAAAAGTAGGAGATAAAATTTTAGTTTATGGAGCAATTAATTTATACATTCCAAGAGGAGAATATAAATTAATTGCACAAAGTATTACTCCAAGTGGGATTGGTGAATTACAACTTGCTTTTGAAAGATTAAAAGAAGAACTTTCAAAACTTGGATATTTTGATATTGAAAAGAAAAAACCTCTGCCAAAGTTTCCTAAAAGAATTGCTTTAATTACTTCTTCAACGGGAGCTGCACTTCAAGATATGTTAAGAGTTGCAAAAAAGAGATGGCTTTTGAGCAAATTTTATCTTTTTGATGTTTTAGTCCAAGGAGATGGTGCAGCTGAGGATATAGCAAGAAAAATAAAAAAAGCTGATGAATATATTTTTGATGATGGAGATGGATTTGATTTGATAATTGTTGGAAGAGGTGGAGGGAGTAAAGAAGACTTATGGGCATTTAATGAAAGAGTCGTAGCTGATGCAATATATGAGGCAAAAACTCCAATTATTTCAGCAGTAGGGCATGAAATAGATTATTTAATTAGTGACTTTGTGGCTGATAAAAGAGCAGCTACTCCTTCAAATGCAATTGAAATCGCTTTGCCTGATAAAAATGAGATGTTAATGATGATTGATGAGATGATAAATTCTTTTAATTTTAGATATGAAACAATTTTACATAAAAAAGAAAAAATTCTCTCTCATTTATTTGAATTATTTGAAGCTAATTCTATTTTTAATAAATTATTAGAAAAACAAAGAGAAATTAAATTTACTAAAAATCAGTATCTGTCTAAGATTAATTCAATTATCGAAAAAAAAGAAAATAATTTAATAAACCTTAGAAAAGCTTTTGAAATAATGTCTCCTTTAAAAAAATTACACCAACAAAAAGAAAAAATGGAATTTTTAAAAACAAGTATTAAATCAGTCACATCTGAAATTTTAAAAATGAAAGAGAAACAATTAAATTCTCTAAAAGAATTATTTGAAATTAGTAATCCAAAAAAAAGAGAAAAAGAAGGATTTGGAGAAATTATAAAAAATAATAAAAGAGTCTCTTTAAATGAAATAAAAATTGACGATATATTTTTTATAGAAAACACAAAAATAACTATCAAGGCAAAAGCTCTTGATAAAAAGGAAAGAGATGTTTTGTAA
- the rpsR gene encoding 30S ribosomal protein S18, which produces MAADPKKKYGKKRCKYCEMKVDYIGYKDLELIKYSLSERYKIMPRRLTGTCKKHQDMVQKAIKRARQVALIPYVVDRKRVIENPFDAIKPLKG; this is translated from the coding sequence ATGGCAGCAGATCCAAAGAAAAAATATGGAAAAAAAAGATGTAAATATTGTGAAATGAAAGTTGATTATATTGGGTATAAAGATTTAGAACTAATTAAATATTCTTTATCTGAAAGATATAAAATTATGCCAAGAAGATTAACTGGTACTTGTAAAAAACATCAAGATATGGTTCAAAAAGCAATAAAAAGAGCAAGACAAGTAGCATTAATACCTTATGTTGTAGATAGAAAAAGAGTTATTGAAAATCCATTTGATGCTATTAAGCCACTTAAAGGGTAA
- the flgL gene encoding flagellar hook-associated protein FlgL, with the protein MRVTQFTLYNNFLLNNQTTLSELNKTQTELSTGKKIQNLYDNPTIYNNYLKLDTEINTFTQIKSSANFALNFARESDTTLNDIVSTLTNFKTKLINAANDTNDITSREAIVSELKGELNHLKDLANSSINGKYIFSGSAFNIKPIDDDFNYQGNDKYVKAFLGSGIEREYNIPGSELFLGRDNDYKKTMTVNIPQYNKMKANPEFVVMGADGKLYIDKNNPNTYSQDVAVNEPINVNSKIRELTGVEDIDNGNGTYTSGTSYFYIKGRRPDGTTINTKFSLSNDDSVSDLLNKIGEIYGNTVTNKVVDVSLNDMGEIQITDLNSGKMISDFFMVASNKDEASVEDLVKNGDYIVEFQKSYYPSAPSLDTITSNNSNFDNRVFKFGAYYYNYKENREAIAQDKVFDVLGDKGIDSNGNVRDVLGIIIRGTDTNGGVKTIPIKLDSTTTFEDIMRSIKNNFGNVDVSFENGELVVTDKSINKTEPSKLSITMTAYWDSDNDNVLATHDTPIKYFTPKDSINFDKLWMSRKDNTILGNYSNIEKDYKIIFKDGEKIIENNPNAQQYITNNSVIMDVMGSDTSPQTLDIKFRDINGELKTASITLDDNGSFFTINGNSYHIYNTNGDISPAHDIITTTTEFDPTTCEICTKENLNKGMTFKQLGDVISMLVTNNLPLTDDASSYNEAVKNAKKEVETGIDDKGRFYLKDLSNSQTKIDLSISNKDSNIYFQANNSLTIDSPQVDFFETLQKAISSVENGENFANANSNNPRDIGIQGAIKAIDHVLDRVRRSHAKIGAVSNEFDMTIQRVDMLKVNVETLQSENIDTDIGEASMKLNSLQLSYQALLASIAKINNLTLLNYLR; encoded by the coding sequence ATGAGAGTTACACAATTTACCTTATATAATAATTTTTTGTTGAATAATCAAACAACTCTAAGTGAATTAAATAAAACACAAACAGAACTTTCGACAGGAAAAAAAATTCAAAATTTATATGATAACCCAACAATTTATAATAATTATCTAAAATTAGATACAGAAATAAATACTTTTACTCAAATAAAAAGCTCTGCAAATTTTGCACTTAATTTTGCAAGAGAAAGTGATACAACATTAAATGATATTGTTTCAACTTTAACAAATTTTAAAACAAAACTTATTAATGCTGCAAATGATACAAATGATATCACAAGTAGAGAGGCAATTGTGAGTGAACTAAAAGGAGAGCTTAATCATTTAAAAGATTTAGCAAATTCTTCAATTAATGGCAAATATATTTTTAGTGGAAGTGCTTTTAATATAAAACCAATAGATGATGATTTTAATTATCAAGGAAATGATAAATATGTAAAAGCTTTTTTAGGAAGCGGGATTGAGAGAGAGTATAATATCCCTGGAAGTGAACTTTTCTTAGGTAGAGATAATGATTATAAAAAGACTATGACTGTAAATATTCCACAGTATAATAAAATGAAAGCAAATCCAGAGTTTGTTGTTATGGGTGCTGATGGCAAATTATATATTGATAAAAATAATCCAAATACTTATTCACAAGATGTAGCTGTGAATGAACCTATAAATGTTAATTCTAAAATTAGAGAATTAACAGGAGTTGAAGATATTGATAATGGTAATGGAACATATACTTCTGGTACAAGTTACTTTTATATAAAAGGAAGAAGACCAGATGGGACTACTATTAATACTAAATTTTCATTAAGTAATGATGATAGTGTAAGTGATTTGTTAAATAAAATTGGGGAAATTTATGGTAACACCGTTACAAATAAAGTAGTTGATGTAAGTTTAAATGATATGGGTGAAATTCAGATAACAGACTTAAATTCAGGTAAAATGATTAGTGATTTTTTTATGGTGGCAAGTAATAAAGATGAAGCAAGTGTAGAAGATTTGGTTAAAAATGGGGATTATATAGTGGAATTTCAAAAAAGCTATTATCCTTCTGCACCAAGTCTTGATACTATAACATCAAATAATTCAAATTTTGATAATAGAGTTTTTAAATTTGGTGCTTATTATTATAATTATAAGGAAAACAGAGAAGCTATTGCACAAGATAAAGTATTTGATGTTTTAGGAGATAAAGGTATAGATAGTAATGGTAATGTTAGGGATGTTTTAGGAATTATTATTAGAGGGACTGATACTAATGGAGGAGTTAAAACAATTCCAATTAAATTAGACTCTACTACAACTTTTGAAGATATAATGAGATCTATTAAAAATAATTTTGGAAATGTAGATGTTAGTTTTGAAAATGGTGAGTTGGTTGTGACTGATAAAAGTATTAATAAAACTGAACCATCAAAACTTAGCATTACGATGACAGCTTATTGGGATTCAGACAATGATAATGTTTTAGCAACTCATGATACACCAATTAAATATTTTACTCCCAAAGATAGCATTAATTTTGATAAATTATGGATGAGTAGAAAAGATAATACAATTTTAGGTAACTATTCTAATATAGAAAAAGATTATAAAATTATCTTTAAAGATGGTGAAAAAATAATAGAAAATAATCCAAACGCACAACAATATATTACTAATAATAGTGTTATAATGGATGTAATGGGAAGCGATACATCTCCTCAAACACTTGATATTAAATTTAGAGATATAAATGGAGAATTAAAAACTGCTTCAATTACTCTTGATGATAATGGTTCATTTTTTACTATTAATGGAAATAGTTATCACATTTATAATACAAATGGTGATATATCACCAGCTCATGATATAATTACAACAACTACCGAATTTGACCCTACAACTTGTGAGATTTGTACGAAAGAAAATTTAAATAAAGGTATGACATTTAAACAACTTGGAGATGTTATATCTATGCTTGTTACAAATAATTTGCCATTAACTGATGATGCTTCTTCTTATAATGAAGCAGTTAAAAATGCAAAAAAAGAAGTAGAGACTGGAATAGATGATAAAGGAAGGTTTTATTTAAAAGATTTATCAAACTCTCAAACTAAAATAGATTTATCTATTAGTAATAAAGACTCAAATATCTATTTTCAAGCAAATAATTCTTTAACAATAGATTCACCACAAGTTGATTTTTTTGAGACATTGCAAAAAGCGATAAGTTCAGTTGAAAATGGAGAAAACTTTGCAAATGCTAACTCTAATAATCCAAGAGATATTGGAATTCAAGGTGCAATAAAAGCAATTGACCATGTTCTTGATAGAGTTAGACGTTCACATGCAAAAATAGGTGCTGTTAGCAATGAATTTGATATGACAATTCAACGAGTTGATATGTTAAAAGTTAATGTAGAAACTCTTCAATCTGAAAATATTGATACAGATATTGGAGAAGCTTCAATGAAACTAAATTCATTACAATTATCATATCAAGCTTTGCTTGCATCTATTGCTAAAATAAATAATTTGACGCTTCTTAACTATTTAAGATAA
- a CDS encoding alanine racemase, translated as MATIYLNKTNLFYNLQKISSINPNIIAVIKDNAYGHGIISISKLLKEYGIKKVCVRNIDEANLVRGFFEEILIFNPPTNRGAINFSYTINSLTQLKKNRHPYIHLKIDTGFRRNGILENELDEALDLMKKKEFELRGVFSHFCCADEFGCDTFIQYDKFLKIKEKIVKFCKESKLKIPYFHIANSAALNKLPHTLDYVRPGIAIYGGIDGYKPVMSLEADVVSVRVLDEKEGCGYNKTFMSDEKIKISTLDVGYADGIPYFRNGCKLKDTIALGKISMDYMIVKGEFKKVIIFDDVKEFVKNFDTITYDILVKMSPRIKRKIIETNNSFWA; from the coding sequence GTGGCTACTATTTATTTAAATAAAACAAATCTTTTTTATAATCTACAAAAAATTTCTTCAATAAATCCAAATATTATAGCTGTTATTAAAGACAATGCATATGGTCATGGAATAATTTCTATTTCAAAACTTTTAAAAGAATATGGAATTAAAAAGGTATGTGTTAGAAATATTGATGAAGCAAATTTAGTTAGAGGATTTTTTGAAGAGATTTTAATTTTTAATCCTCCAACAAATAGAGGAGCAATAAACTTTTCTTATACTATTAATTCTTTAACTCAACTTAAAAAAAATAGACATCCATATATTCATCTAAAAATTGATACAGGTTTTAGAAGAAATGGTATTTTAGAAAATGAATTAGATGAAGCTTTGGATTTAATGAAAAAAAAAGAGTTTGAGCTAAGAGGTGTATTTAGTCATTTTTGTTGTGCAGATGAGTTTGGATGTGATACTTTTATTCAATATGATAAGTTTTTAAAGATAAAAGAAAAAATAGTAAAATTTTGCAAAGAAAGTAAATTAAAAATTCCTTATTTTCATATAGCAAATTCAGCTGCTTTAAATAAACTCCCTCATACTCTTGATTATGTAAGGCCTGGTATTGCAATATATGGTGGGATTGATGGATATAAGCCTGTTATGAGTTTAGAGGCAGATGTTGTTAGTGTAAGAGTATTAGATGAAAAAGAGGGGTGTGGGTATAATAAAACTTTTATGAGTGATGAGAAGATAAAAATATCAACTCTTGATGTTGGATATGCCGATGGAATACCTTATTTTAGAAACGGATGTAAATTAAAAGATACAATAGCCCTTGGAAAAATTTCTATGGATTATATGATAGTTAAAGGTGAATTTAAAAAAGTAATAATTTTTGATGATGTAAAAGAGTTTGTTAAAAATTTTGACACAATTACTTATGATATTTTAGTGAAAATGTCTCCAAGAATAAAAAGGAAAATTATTGAAACCAATAACAGTTTCTGGGCTTAA